One genomic window of Corynebacterium diphtheriae includes the following:
- a CDS encoding aldehyde dehydrogenase family protein: MTTSNAVFDPQKSELLAGCFSDSNKPATLYINGTWQPADSGEVRTITNPADGSVVGVVSEAGERDTERAIAVARETFDRGEWLAVPAVERGKILLKVGALLREHKDEFARAESADTGKRLAESELDMDDIANAFDYFGTLAQHEAGRVVDPGDPNVRSRIDVEPVGVCGLITPWNYPLLQVSWKVAPALAAGNTFVLKQAELTPHTAMMLMTLFERAGVPAGVANLITGAGAHCGNPLSTSPLVDMVSFTGGLVTGRLIARNAAETVKRVALELGGKNPNVIFADADFNAAVDNALNGAFVHSGQVCSAGSRIVVEESIHDRFVEELTRRAAQIKLGGPLDTAAETGPLISLEHRDKVDAYVVAAKEQGATITTGGRVADASDNEGSHATGNTDLAAGAFYLPTIIDNCTRDMDCVHDEAFGPTVTVETFRTEEEAIAIANDTEYGLAGAVWTQDAGKAERVARKLRHGTIWINDFHPYLPQAEWGGMKQSGNGRELGPTGLAEYQEHKHVYQNIAPAVTGWFAG, translated from the coding sequence ATGACCACATCGAACGCAGTATTTGATCCCCAGAAGTCCGAGCTTCTTGCCGGCTGCTTTAGCGATTCCAACAAGCCTGCCACCTTATATATCAATGGAACGTGGCAGCCTGCCGATAGTGGCGAGGTGCGCACGATTACCAATCCTGCTGACGGCAGCGTGGTGGGTGTTGTGTCGGAAGCGGGGGAGCGCGATACTGAGCGTGCGATTGCGGTAGCGCGTGAGACGTTTGATCGCGGTGAGTGGTTGGCGGTGCCTGCGGTTGAGCGTGGCAAGATTTTGCTCAAGGTTGGTGCGCTGCTGCGTGAGCATAAGGATGAGTTTGCGCGCGCGGAGTCCGCTGATACCGGTAAGCGCTTGGCGGAGTCTGAGCTGGATATGGATGACATTGCCAATGCTTTTGATTACTTTGGCACCCTCGCCCAGCACGAGGCGGGTCGCGTGGTTGATCCGGGCGATCCGAATGTTCGCTCGCGTATCGACGTCGAACCGGTTGGTGTGTGCGGTTTGATTACGCCATGGAATTACCCGTTGCTGCAGGTTTCGTGGAAGGTGGCTCCGGCGCTGGCTGCTGGTAATACGTTTGTGTTGAAGCAGGCGGAGCTTACGCCGCATACGGCCATGATGTTGATGACTCTCTTTGAGCGTGCGGGTGTTCCAGCTGGTGTGGCTAACTTGATTACCGGTGCTGGTGCTCACTGTGGCAATCCGTTGTCTACCAGCCCGTTGGTGGACATGGTGTCCTTTACCGGTGGTCTGGTCACCGGTCGTTTGATTGCGCGCAATGCAGCTGAAACGGTGAAGCGAGTAGCTCTTGAGCTAGGCGGTAAGAACCCGAACGTGATCTTCGCGGACGCCGACTTTAATGCTGCTGTGGATAACGCTCTCAACGGTGCGTTTGTGCACTCCGGCCAGGTTTGTTCGGCAGGTTCGCGCATTGTGGTGGAAGAGTCCATCCATGATCGCTTTGTGGAGGAACTTACTCGCCGCGCTGCCCAGATTAAGCTCGGCGGTCCTCTCGACACCGCTGCGGAGACTGGACCATTGATCTCCCTTGAGCACCGCGACAAGGTGGATGCGTATGTGGTTGCCGCCAAGGAGCAAGGGGCTACGATCACCACCGGTGGTCGTGTTGCCGATGCCAGCGACAATGAGGGATCGCACGCTACCGGAAACACCGATCTGGCGGCCGGCGCTTTCTACTTGCCGACGATCATCGACAACTGCACCCGCGACATGGACTGTGTGCACGATGAAGCATTCGGTCCAACCGTGACTGTAGAAACCTTCCGTACCGAGGAAGAAGCCATTGCCATTGCCAATGACACCGAATACGGTTTGGCTGGTGCCGTGTGGACCCAGGATGCCGGAAAGGCTGAGCGTGTTGCCCGCAAGCTGCGCCACGGCACTATCTGGATCAACGACTTCCACCCTTATCTGCCACAGGCCGAGTGGGGTGGCATGAAGCAGTCCGGTAACGGTCGCGAGCTAGGCCCTACCGGTTTGGCGGAGTACCAAGAGCACAAGCACGTCTACCAGAACATCGCTCCTGCTGTGACTGGGTGGTTCGCCGGCTAA
- the betT gene encoding choline BCCT transporter BetT, with amino-acid sequence MKEDAHTDGDASSVDASTSHGGNKQGVKEAAPKVLVGSYKAGAGGVVGESSAGGNDIPEPTTNWPVFGASAVGIIALTLWAFFAREKAATALGAVTEWISTNLGWFYILTATVVIVFVIGVAVTRTGSIRLGPDHSRPQFKLFSWSAMLFAAGIGVDLMFFSVAEPVAQYYGPPVGQGETREAAEQAVVWALFHYGMTGWALYCLMGMAFGYYAYRLNMPLAIRSALYPLIGKRIHGAVGNCVDIAAMLGTIFGIAASLGIGVVQLNYGMKVLFGVEEGPTWQIILVVVSVAVATLSAVSGVDKGIKVLSEINVLLAIALMIYVVIAGKTAFLLDGLVMNIGDYVSSLPGMTMDTYAFSDDPEHTKAWLGAWTLFFWAWWVAWAPFVGLFLARISRGRTLRQFVFGTLSIPFLFIVLWMSFFGNSALAIVRGGDDAFGHEAAANPQRGFYDLLATYPGAIFLVGLATMIGLLLYITSADSGALVMSNFTSTTHHSSQDGPVWSRIFWAVVVGALTIVMLQLDGIATVQSATVVMGLPFTIVIYLVMAGLVRCFRLEQTQKDARVVSVHAAMSGRSTIGEQQGHSISWRRRLSRANTWPSAAKAQAYITNVATPALTQVAEELCRKGINARLVTTKTQAVEGLDLIVEMGSEQNFRYQLFPVCNPVPQFTRKANASEKETYYRLEVCDLTGSLGYDIYGYTQEQLIDNVLDLYERHLEFLHMHSDLPGSSDLSDGATPPLFS; translated from the coding sequence GTGAAAGAAGATGCTCACACAGATGGTGACGCGTCCTCGGTGGACGCATCAACCTCACATGGGGGTAACAAGCAGGGGGTAAAGGAAGCCGCGCCAAAAGTTTTGGTCGGTTCATATAAAGCCGGTGCGGGGGGAGTTGTCGGTGAGAGTTCCGCAGGCGGAAATGACATCCCCGAACCCACCACCAACTGGCCCGTATTCGGCGCATCCGCAGTGGGCATTATTGCGCTGACCCTCTGGGCATTCTTCGCCCGTGAAAAAGCAGCCACGGCACTCGGTGCTGTCACCGAGTGGATCTCTACCAACCTAGGTTGGTTCTATATCCTCACCGCCACCGTGGTGATCGTCTTTGTTATCGGTGTTGCCGTCACCAGAACTGGCAGCATCCGCCTAGGTCCCGATCACTCCCGCCCACAGTTCAAACTCTTCTCGTGGTCGGCCATGCTGTTTGCCGCCGGCATCGGCGTGGATCTTATGTTCTTCTCCGTCGCAGAACCAGTGGCCCAGTACTATGGTCCGCCTGTTGGCCAGGGTGAAACGCGTGAGGCTGCGGAACAAGCCGTGGTGTGGGCACTGTTCCACTACGGCATGACCGGCTGGGCGCTGTACTGCCTCATGGGCATGGCCTTCGGCTACTACGCCTACCGCTTGAACATGCCACTGGCGATCCGCTCGGCACTATATCCGTTGATCGGCAAGCGCATTCACGGTGCGGTGGGTAACTGCGTAGACATTGCTGCCATGCTGGGTACCATCTTCGGTATCGCTGCCTCGCTGGGTATCGGCGTGGTGCAGTTGAATTACGGTATGAAAGTACTCTTCGGGGTAGAAGAAGGCCCTACTTGGCAGATCATCCTTGTGGTGGTATCGGTGGCCGTCGCAACGCTTTCTGCGGTATCCGGCGTGGATAAGGGCATCAAAGTGCTCAGCGAAATCAACGTGCTGCTCGCCATCGCCCTCATGATCTACGTGGTCATCGCAGGTAAAACCGCCTTCTTGCTCGACGGTCTTGTGATGAACATCGGCGACTACGTGTCCTCCCTACCGGGGATGACCATGGACACCTACGCGTTTTCCGACGACCCGGAGCATACCAAGGCATGGTTGGGCGCATGGACCCTATTCTTCTGGGCATGGTGGGTGGCTTGGGCGCCATTCGTGGGCCTGTTCCTCGCCCGTATTTCCCGCGGTCGCACCCTGCGCCAATTCGTGTTCGGCACCTTGAGCATCCCCTTCCTGTTCATTGTGTTGTGGATGAGTTTCTTTGGTAACTCCGCACTCGCCATCGTGCGCGGCGGCGACGATGCTTTTGGCCACGAGGCTGCCGCTAACCCCCAGCGTGGCTTCTACGATCTGCTGGCCACCTACCCAGGTGCGATCTTCCTCGTGGGACTGGCCACCATGATCGGTCTGCTGCTGTACATTACCTCTGCTGACTCCGGTGCGTTGGTGATGAGTAACTTCACCTCCACCACTCACCACAGCAGTCAAGACGGCCCAGTATGGTCCCGAATTTTCTGGGCTGTGGTTGTCGGTGCGCTCACTATTGTGATGCTGCAGCTCGACGGTATTGCCACCGTCCAGTCGGCTACCGTGGTGATGGGACTGCCGTTTACCATCGTGATCTACTTGGTCATGGCCGGTTTGGTGCGCTGTTTCCGATTGGAGCAAACCCAAAAGGACGCTCGCGTGGTGTCGGTCCATGCTGCCATGTCGGGGCGTAGTACCATCGGTGAGCAGCAGGGACACTCTATTTCGTGGCGTCGTCGTCTTAGCCGTGCCAACACTTGGCCGAGCGCTGCTAAGGCGCAGGCGTACATCACCAATGTGGCAACGCCGGCGCTCACGCAGGTGGCTGAAGAGCTGTGCCGCAAGGGAATCAACGCGCGGTTGGTTACTACAAAGACGCAGGCGGTTGAGGGCTTGGACCTGATCGTGGAGATGGGTTCCGAACAAAACTTCCGCTACCAGCTTTTCCCTGTGTGTAACCCCGTGCCGCAGTTCACCCGTAAGGCCAATGCCTCGGAGAAGGAAACCTACTACCGCCTTGAGGTGTGTGACCTGACCGGTTCTTTGGGGTACGACATCTACGGCTATACCCAGGAACAGCTCATCGACAACGTGCTGGATTTGTACGAGCGTCACCTCGAATTCCTGCACATGCATAGTGATCTGCCGGGGTCTTCGGATCTGAGCGATGGTGCAACTCCACCGTTGTTCTCCTAA
- the betA gene encoding choline dehydrogenase: protein MSLRNRLRTSISKHDTDGEFIQDRTRDVVIVGGGSAGSVLANRLSEDPDTSVMVLEAGRSDSLWDLFIHMPAAFSFPIGNKYYDWAYESEPEPHMNGRRIYHARGKVLGGSSSINGMIFQRGNPMDYEKWGALPGMQNWDFKHVLPYFNKMETALGADANDPRRGHTGPLKLTRGPATTPLFQAFFRSVQEAGYNLTNDVNGYRQEGFAPFDRNILKGKRLSAARAYLHPVMDRTNLEVRTRALTTRILFNEAGTQATGVEYEWKGKKRRVMAKKVILCGGAFNTPQLLQVSGVGDREVLEKAGVDVVKHLPGVGANLQDHLEVYVQYNVTKPVSVQPNYKMTRRPFIGLQWLLTKKGPVASSHFEAGGFARSNDDEAYPNLMFHFLPMAIRYDGTQPEGDHGFQFHVGPMYSDTLGHVHITSPDPKAKPEIIFNYLATEQDRREWVEAVRVSRRLLDTDAMKEYTDGEISPGADVQTDEEILEWVRNDAETALHPSCTAKMGSADDAMAVVDPENMQVHGIDGLYVCDASAMPIITNGNIYAPVIMMAEKAADLIKGMKPLAPIDVPFYKAKQGMPLYAEGEKVRDHTKAIPGADH, encoded by the coding sequence ATGAGTCTACGAAACCGACTCCGCACCTCAATTTCTAAGCACGACACAGACGGCGAATTTATTCAAGATCGGACACGCGATGTGGTTATCGTGGGTGGCGGTTCCGCCGGCTCCGTGCTCGCCAATCGCCTCTCCGAAGACCCCGACACAAGCGTGATGGTGCTGGAAGCCGGTCGCTCCGACTCCCTGTGGGACCTATTCATCCACATGCCCGCAGCATTCTCCTTCCCCATCGGCAACAAGTACTACGACTGGGCTTATGAGTCCGAGCCGGAACCACACATGAACGGTCGCCGCATCTACCACGCCCGCGGCAAGGTTCTCGGTGGTTCTAGCTCCATCAACGGCATGATCTTCCAGCGCGGTAACCCTATGGATTACGAGAAGTGGGGCGCGTTGCCAGGCATGCAGAACTGGGACTTCAAGCACGTGCTGCCGTACTTCAATAAGATGGAAACCGCACTGGGTGCCGATGCTAACGATCCCCGTCGCGGCCACACCGGCCCACTGAAGCTCACCCGCGGTCCAGCTACCACCCCGCTGTTCCAGGCATTTTTCCGTTCCGTTCAAGAGGCCGGTTACAACCTGACTAACGACGTCAACGGTTACCGCCAAGAGGGATTCGCCCCCTTTGACCGCAACATCTTGAAGGGCAAGCGCCTTTCTGCTGCTCGTGCTTATTTGCACCCAGTTATGGATCGCACCAACCTTGAGGTGCGCACTCGTGCGCTGACCACTCGGATTTTGTTCAACGAGGCTGGCACGCAGGCCACCGGTGTTGAGTATGAGTGGAAAGGCAAGAAGCGTCGTGTGATGGCCAAGAAGGTCATTTTGTGCGGTGGCGCCTTCAACACCCCACAGTTGTTGCAGGTCAGCGGCGTGGGCGACCGTGAAGTGCTGGAAAAGGCCGGCGTTGACGTGGTCAAGCATCTGCCAGGTGTGGGCGCTAACTTGCAGGACCACTTGGAGGTGTACGTCCAGTACAACGTGACCAAGCCGGTGTCGGTGCAGCCGAACTACAAGATGACGCGTCGTCCGTTTATCGGTTTGCAGTGGTTGCTGACCAAGAAGGGCCCTGTGGCTTCTTCCCACTTTGAGGCCGGCGGCTTCGCCCGTTCGAATGATGACGAAGCATACCCGAACTTAATGTTCCACTTCCTGCCGATGGCGATTCGTTACGACGGCACCCAGCCGGAAGGCGACCACGGTTTCCAGTTCCACGTAGGCCCTATGTACTCCGATACCTTGGGCCATGTGCACATTACCTCGCCGGATCCTAAGGCCAAACCAGAGATCATCTTTAATTACTTGGCCACTGAACAGGATCGTCGCGAGTGGGTAGAGGCCGTGCGCGTTTCACGTCGCCTCCTAGATACAGATGCGATGAAGGAATACACCGACGGCGAGATTTCACCCGGCGCGGACGTACAGACCGATGAGGAGATCTTGGAGTGGGTGCGTAACGACGCCGAAACTGCCCTGCACCCATCGTGTACTGCGAAGATGGGCTCGGCTGACGACGCCATGGCGGTGGTCGATCCGGAGAACATGCAGGTTCACGGTATTGATGGCTTGTATGTGTGCGATGCTTCCGCAATGCCGATTATTACTAACGGCAACATCTACGCACCTGTGATCATGATGGCGGAAAAGGCTGCCGATCTGATTAAGGGCATGAAGCCGCTGGCACCTATCGACGTTCCGTTCTACAAGGCTAAGCAGGGCATGCCGCTCTATGCCGAGGGCGAGAAGGTTCGCGATCACACGAAGGCTATTCCTGGCGCTGACCACTAG
- the glf gene encoding UDP-galactopyranose mutase, which yields MSDFDLIVVGSGLFGLTVAERAASQLGKKVLIVEKRSHLGGNAYSEAEPETGIEIHKYGAHLFHTSNKRVWDYVNQFTAFTGYQHRVFAMHNGTAYQFPMGLGLINQFFGRYYTPDEARELIKEQSAEIDSKDATNLEEKAISLIGRPLYEAFIRDYTAKQWQTDPKELPAGNITRLPVRYNFDNRYFNDTYEGLPVDGYAQWLSNMADHENIEVRLDTDWFEVREDLRAQNPEAPVVYTGPLDRYFDYSEGHLGWRTLDFETEVLNTGDFQGTPVMNYNDAEFPYTRIHEFRHFHPEREDRHPKDKTVIMKEYSRFAEEGDEPYYPINTPSDREMLFKYRELADAETESSKVYFGGRLGTYQYLDMHMAIASALSMFDNKLVDALK from the coding sequence ATGTCTGACTTTGATCTGATCGTGGTAGGTTCTGGCCTGTTTGGCCTGACGGTTGCTGAGCGTGCTGCTAGCCAGCTGGGCAAGAAGGTGCTCATTGTGGAGAAGCGTTCTCACTTGGGTGGCAATGCTTATTCGGAGGCGGAGCCAGAGACGGGTATTGAGATCCATAAGTATGGTGCGCATTTGTTCCACACTTCTAATAAGCGGGTGTGGGATTACGTGAATCAGTTCACCGCTTTCACCGGTTACCAGCACCGTGTGTTTGCTATGCACAATGGCACTGCTTACCAGTTCCCTATGGGTTTGGGTCTGATTAACCAGTTCTTTGGCCGTTACTATACTCCTGATGAGGCTCGCGAGTTGATCAAGGAGCAGTCTGCGGAGATTGATTCCAAGGATGCAACCAACTTGGAGGAAAAGGCGATCTCGCTGATTGGTCGTCCGTTGTATGAGGCGTTTATTCGCGATTACACGGCGAAGCAGTGGCAGACGGATCCGAAGGAGCTGCCGGCGGGTAACATCACGCGGTTGCCTGTGCGCTACAACTTTGATAACCGTTACTTTAATGACACTTATGAGGGTCTGCCTGTCGACGGCTACGCGCAGTGGTTGAGCAACATGGCTGATCACGAGAACATTGAGGTGCGGTTGGACACTGATTGGTTCGAGGTACGTGAGGATCTCCGCGCACAGAACCCTGAGGCTCCTGTGGTCTACACCGGCCCACTGGATCGCTACTTTGACTACTCTGAGGGTCACCTTGGTTGGCGTACCTTGGACTTTGAAACTGAGGTGCTGAACACGGGTGATTTCCAGGGAACCCCTGTGATGAACTACAACGATGCGGAGTTCCCGTACACGCGTATTCACGAGTTCCGTCACTTCCACCCGGAGCGTGAGGATCGCCACCCGAAGGACAAGACGGTGATTATGAAGGAATACTCGCGCTTCGCGGAAGAGGGCGATGAGCCGTACTACCCAATTAACACCCCAAGTGACCGCGAGATGTTGTTCAAGTACCGCGAGCTTGCCGACGCCGAGACGGAGTCCAGCAAGGTGTACTTCGGCGGGCGCTTGGGCACGTACCAGTACCTAGACATGCACATGGCTATTGCCTCGGCATTGTCGATGTTTGATAACAAGCTTGTCGACGCCCTGAAATAA
- a CDS encoding type IV toxin-antitoxin system AbiEi family antitoxin has product MTTMRTGSQIFMRSGQWNELWKEKNVPLRFTNPNISFDGSERTKAEIEVVDSQEKSLVTRNMQIIPWQHDIANLHLPERDSLILIPCATRTVGRRLAARNIGLADTRGNCDISWPGVMIKIYGQQAVTSARSHQKTAVIFSVRRAQVAAMILTYPWLLSEPVRVIARYSGVSVGTVSNALKIFQKAGYLAETMDGHRLVNAELFLSAWARAYPTGLGADLELLRGKAQQLPPYNLEHLGVKASENAVSDHISDGQSASLYLGEETFSPKVIKELRLVKNPAGTITLRRAFWNTIDVKEIPEAIVYADLLNSDDARLWDVAQVIKAIILKRARGDWLGDQDG; this is encoded by the coding sequence ATGACCACTATGCGAACTGGCTCGCAAATATTCATGCGCTCGGGGCAATGGAACGAGTTATGGAAAGAAAAAAATGTTCCACTGCGATTTACCAACCCCAACATCAGTTTTGATGGATCGGAGCGGACAAAAGCTGAAATTGAAGTAGTCGATTCACAAGAGAAAAGCCTTGTTACACGGAATATGCAGATCATTCCGTGGCAGCATGACATAGCGAATCTTCACCTGCCAGAAAGAGATTCGCTCATACTAATACCATGCGCCACTAGAACAGTAGGACGGCGGCTTGCGGCAAGAAATATCGGATTAGCTGACACACGTGGCAATTGCGATATTTCATGGCCAGGCGTGATGATTAAAATCTATGGTCAGCAAGCTGTTACTAGTGCGCGATCCCACCAAAAAACCGCAGTGATTTTTAGCGTGCGACGTGCCCAAGTCGCCGCGATGATATTGACGTATCCATGGCTACTGTCGGAGCCAGTTCGAGTGATAGCCCGATACTCGGGAGTCTCCGTAGGCACCGTAAGCAACGCCCTCAAGATTTTCCAAAAAGCAGGTTATCTTGCCGAAACCATGGACGGGCACCGACTAGTCAACGCGGAATTATTTCTTAGCGCTTGGGCCCGTGCGTATCCCACAGGGCTGGGAGCAGATCTAGAGTTGCTGCGCGGAAAAGCACAACAACTGCCTCCATATAACCTTGAACATTTGGGTGTTAAGGCAAGCGAAAACGCAGTATCAGACCACATTTCTGATGGACAATCTGCTTCGCTATACCTAGGAGAAGAAACCTTTTCACCCAAAGTGATCAAGGAACTTAGACTGGTAAAAAACCCAGCTGGAACAATAACTTTGCGACGAGCTTTTTGGAATACGATAGATGTCAAAGAGATTCCAGAGGCGATTGTGTACGCCGATCTTCTTAATTCTGACGATGCCCGCCTTTGGGATGTTGCTCAAGTAATAAAAGCCATTATCCTTAAACGCGCAAGGGGAGACTGGTTAGGGGACCAAGATGGATGA
- a CDS encoding helix-turn-helix domain-containing protein encodes MQAREWVKEGISKAEVARRLGIGRTTLYKYLNQ; translated from the coding sequence GTGCAGGCGCGCGAGTGGGTGAAAGAGGGGATTTCGAAAGCAGAGGTTGCTCGCCGTCTCGGTATTGGGCGCACCACACTGTATAAGTACCTCAACCAATAA
- a CDS encoding SdpI family protein, with the protein MPIAAALSASVGLILLSVLCLTLPKVAMSGNIQRNSAIGIRTKETKKSDSAWLEGHRKATPILQATGIITLGITAILLVSSFFQAFPPVLPVVSGILAYGVLFAGFIAGAVVANKAAKNVNIQKGI; encoded by the coding sequence ATGCCAATCGCCGCAGCGTTATCCGCTTCAGTGGGGCTGATTCTATTAAGCGTATTGTGTCTGACGCTTCCTAAAGTGGCAATGTCAGGAAATATTCAGCGGAACTCTGCCATTGGTATTCGTACTAAAGAGACGAAGAAATCGGACAGTGCTTGGTTAGAAGGACATCGCAAGGCAACCCCTATTCTGCAAGCTACGGGAATTATCACCCTTGGGATTACGGCAATTCTACTTGTGTCCTCTTTCTTTCAAGCTTTTCCCCCTGTTCTGCCTGTAGTTTCTGGAATTCTAGCTTATGGTGTTCTCTTCGCTGGATTTATTGCGGGGGCAGTCGTTGCAAATAAAGCAGCAAAAAATGTAAACATCCAAAAAGGAATATAA
- a CDS encoding cupin domain-containing protein — MKYASRTEFETADRFGIGAPNDAYAQYFVGQSYLKPLESGEAVGLANVTFEPGCRNNWHIHHKAGQTIICTAGEGWAQIEGEEPVRLTAGTTMYFSPEVKHWHGAAKDSWFSHIAFSDPVEGATNEWLEPVTDAEYDAL; from the coding sequence ATGAAATACGCATCCCGTACCGAATTTGAAACTGCTGACCGCTTCGGTATCGGAGCTCCCAACGACGCTTACGCCCAGTACTTCGTGGGGCAGTCCTACTTAAAGCCGCTCGAGTCCGGCGAGGCCGTGGGACTGGCCAACGTGACGTTCGAGCCGGGCTGTCGCAACAACTGGCATATCCATCACAAGGCGGGCCAGACGATTATCTGCACGGCCGGCGAGGGCTGGGCACAGATCGAGGGCGAGGAACCCGTGCGTCTCACGGCTGGCACGACCATGTATTTCTCGCCGGAGGTCAAGCACTGGCACGGCGCTGCGAAGGACTCGTGGTTCAGCCATATTGCGTTTTCCGATCCGGTCGAGGGCGCGACCAACGAATGGCTCGAGCCGGTCACGGATGCGGAGTACGACGCGCTCTAA
- a CDS encoding carboxymuconolactone decarboxylase family protein — protein MSLHTRGLAPEFAELFARFADREVLERAQLDKETTDIVTLASLLGCGGIDEFRLRLPDVDPTLAREVTYQATAYLGIGRTRAFHQALVDAYGADEEERGTVTPETRRAAGTAKQVAYFGEQMADFWQASDINYLLAANCFGDYYTRAGLSDAARELATFFYLVAQGGVDGPAIAHAGANMNLGATREYLERCVLVMVPLVGYPRSLAALAAIKNAAESRNS, from the coding sequence ATGTCGCTGCATACACGGGGGTTGGCCCCCGAATTCGCTGAGCTCTTCGCCCGTTTCGCGGACCGCGAGGTCCTAGAGCGCGCGCAGCTCGATAAGGAAACTACTGACATCGTCACGCTCGCCAGCCTGCTGGGCTGCGGCGGCATCGACGAGTTCCGCCTGCGGCTGCCGGACGTCGACCCGACGCTCGCGCGGGAGGTGACCTACCAGGCCACGGCCTATCTGGGCATCGGTCGCACGCGTGCCTTCCATCAGGCCCTCGTCGACGCGTACGGCGCAGACGAGGAAGAGCGCGGCACTGTGACGCCCGAGACCCGCCGCGCGGCTGGCACCGCCAAACAAGTCGCCTACTTTGGCGAACAGATGGCGGACTTCTGGCAGGCGAGCGACATCAACTACCTGCTTGCTGCCAATTGCTTTGGCGATTACTACACGCGCGCTGGGCTTTCCGATGCCGCCCGCGAGCTCGCCACCTTCTTCTACCTCGTCGCCCAAGGCGGGGTCGATGGACCCGCTATCGCGCACGCTGGTGCGAACATGAACCTGGGGGCCACGCGCGAGTACCTCGAGCGTTGCGTGCTCGTCATGGTGCCGCTCGTGGGCTATCCGCGTTCGCTGGCCGCGCTGGCCGCCATTAAGAACGCGGCCGAGTCGCGGAATTCTTAA
- a CDS encoding DUF2255 family protein, protein MWDKNILAAIDAADDLHIAPLHPDGATHGTPTWIWSVVVDDRLYVRAWNGPRGKWYRAAIAQKAGMIRAAGSDFNVRFEPADAALTPAISAAYESKYAGSSYLPPMMAEGPASACVEILPA, encoded by the coding sequence ATGTGGGATAAAAACATTCTTGCTGCTATTGATGCGGCGGACGATTTGCACATTGCGCCTCTGCATCCGGATGGTGCGACGCACGGAACGCCGACGTGGATTTGGTCCGTTGTCGTCGACGACCGCCTCTACGTGCGTGCATGGAACGGTCCGCGCGGCAAGTGGTACCGCGCGGCGATCGCCCAGAAGGCGGGTATGATCCGTGCCGCAGGCTCCGACTTCAACGTGCGTTTCGAGCCTGCCGATGCGGCCCTTACCCCAGCCATCTCCGCCGCGTACGAGTCCAAGTATGCGGGCAGCTCGTACCTGCCGCCCATGATGGCCGAAGGGCCCGCGAGCGCCTGCGTGGAAATCCTTCCCGCCTAA
- a CDS encoding aldo/keto reductase: MEFTTLANGLQMPKLGYGVFQIDDDTTERTVAQALDAGYRLIDTAQAYFNERGVGAGIKDSGVARDDIFLVTKVWVTNYGRAYDSLQESLERLGTDHVDLVLLHQAYNDYYGAWRDLERAYSDGLASAIGVSNFNPNRMLDIAAFSDVTPMVNQIETHVFRPAREDHTVMDDLGVAHMSWGPFAEGMNNIFANPVLNEIASAHGKTAGQVALRYLLDLDVIAIPKTVRPERMAENLDVFDFSLTESDHAALASLEEPGFSCFDHTNVETVRGLLGYIKENNHVG; this comes from the coding sequence ATGGAATTTACAACACTTGCAAACGGACTGCAGATGCCGAAGCTGGGCTACGGCGTCTTCCAGATTGACGACGACACCACCGAGCGCACCGTGGCCCAGGCGCTCGACGCGGGCTATCGGCTCATTGACACGGCGCAGGCGTATTTCAACGAGCGCGGCGTCGGTGCGGGCATCAAGGACTCCGGCGTGGCGCGCGACGATATCTTCCTCGTGACGAAGGTGTGGGTCACCAACTACGGTCGCGCCTACGATTCACTGCAGGAATCGCTCGAACGCCTAGGTACCGACCATGTGGACCTCGTGCTGCTGCACCAGGCCTACAACGACTACTACGGTGCGTGGCGCGACCTCGAACGCGCGTACTCCGACGGCCTCGCCTCCGCCATCGGCGTGTCCAACTTCAACCCCAACCGCATGCTCGATATCGCGGCGTTCTCTGATGTCACGCCGATGGTCAACCAGATTGAGACCCATGTCTTCCGCCCCGCGCGTGAGGACCACACCGTGATGGACGACCTCGGCGTGGCGCACATGTCCTGGGGCCCGTTCGCCGAGGGCATGAACAACATCTTTGCCAACCCCGTCCTGAACGAAATCGCCTCCGCTCACGGCAAGACTGCCGGCCAGGTCGCGCTGCGTTACCTGCTCGACCTCGACGTCATCGCGATCCCGAAGACCGTGCGTCCGGAGCGCATGGCGGAGAACCTCGACGTCTTCGACTTCTCGCTTACCGAGTCCGACCATGCGGCGCTCGCTTCACTCGAGGAGCCTGGCTTTAGCTGCTTCGATCACACCAACGTGGAAACGGTCCGCGGGCTGTTGGGTTACATCAAGGAGAATAATCATGTGGGATAA